tttaaagtttttaatgcatatttgtttggaaaaaataattggtaaataaactttataatattttaaaatttactggAAATCTACAATCTATTTGTAGTTTTcctatgaataatattttttctaacaaaaaaaataaaatatagattattttttaaagtaattataatcattttattaattttttatatatttgctttatgtatttaaatcgtaaaacattttttaaatatttatttaatcaaaattgatagcctatattttcattttatttaaatatttctattgaaaattatcataaactactaatattattaatacatataaaattctaatataattttttatgagataatcttatatgataaataaataaaaaaaagatacgaaatgataaatataaattatttttatattcattcaatTAACAGTTATTGAAAATTATTGAAACCTTtggaacatttttttattattatgaagtGTTCATGAGTAAATACAATACTTTCAATTGGAAACACAGTAGCAAAAACTCAAAACCTACAGGCTCATCGCGAGGTTTTTCCTATTATTGCGGCTAGAACCATACCGAATCTTCTGCACTTCGGAAGATTCAAGTTTCAGTCTCTTTGTCTCTTTTCTATTGTACTTCGGAAGCAACTTATTAGGTAAATTTATTCAGGAATACTCATGGAAATATGCTTTTCTTCAAGTTTTTTATATGAAGATTCATTGAGATGAGTACTATCCTTCTCAGGAAGATTTGCCAGTAGTTTTATTGGCATTTACCATTTGTTAGGCTTTCCTTTTTACCTTTTCGCTATTGGAACATTGTTGCATACGATGctgtatttcattttttatttggcATTTAGATTATGAATTTTGAAGTATCAAATATGTATTTGTCATAAATATTGCTGTGTAATTCATAATTTTGCAAGTTTCTGCAATGCATTCTACTTACTTTAGAATTTTCACCTTCTCACTACATCTTTGAAATCTGGTCTCAGTGCGCTCACTCTCAGTATTGTTTCTTGTTGTTTTCGCTCCCATTTTATCACTGAACTCACTCTCACTTACGCTCACTCACAACTCATACGCTCACTCACAACTCATACGCTCTCTGTTTACGATTTTCACAAGTTCGGTATTGATTTTCATAGGTTCAGTATAAATCGTGTTTGGCATTCGATTATCACTTGCCTACGATCTGATAGAGTTTTTTCGCATttactttgattttatttggATTTCATTCTCATTTGTGGTTTGATTGTATTTAGTTTTTCGTCTGTGTGTGACCTGCCacttctagggttttgttttgtttcatgACGTGAAGTCTTGACTTTCGTGTAATTCAAAGGGTAGGTGCTTTGTATTTAGTTCACGTTAAGATTGGTATATATGTAAGCAAACTCAAGTGCACCCGTAAGAAATCAGATTTTTTGCAgggcaattttttttttcttcagcaAAATTCTGTCTGCAGTTTTAAGAAATCAGAGATTCTTtcgatcaaattaatattattcttcTGTTTTAAGTGGAGATATTGGCAATGAAAACGCTCTAGTTTATTCATTTGCGAGACTCTGAATCTTTATCATCTTAGATTTTGAATTCTCAAACTTGCAGAGTTTTAACTTGATTTAGTTTTCCATTTTTCCCACTACTTCAATCCCATAGGCGAGAGAAGCAGTAAAAGTTGTCTGGTTACATGATTTGGTGATCTCTACTCTTATTCCGATTCTTACCTTTTGCttattaaccttttttttttgtttctttggtTCAATCTTACAAAACTAATGGTTTAATATCCGAGGTAATTATTGTTTTCGAAGCATGATTCGATGCATTTTTGCAGATGAAGGTGAAAAAGCAGAAGAGACATAGAAAAACTTTGACTTTTTACACTGCGTGCTTTGCTTTTCGGAAGCCTTTCAAGGTTTTATGTGATGGGACATTTGTGCACCACCTTCTTGTGAATCGAATAACCCCTGCTGACATCGCACTTGGCAATATCCTCAGTGCTACTGTCAAACTCTACACTACCAGGTTCCTCTCTCTTTTTGTGTCAAgatttatttctataaattgttattgtttttgttgGAATTggatctttttgtttttgttttttactttgcTTAGGGAtttttgatgaagatgatgcaGGTGTGTTCTGGATGAGTTGAAGCGACTTGGTAGCTCATATTCGGAGACTCTGGAGGTGGCTCATAAACTCATAGTTGCTAGGTAATTACACTGCTCTAGCACATATGATGTGATGTGGATTGTTTCATTAGTTTTACTGTTTCAATGAATGTATTTCATGCACAATGAATGATAACTGAATGCAAATAACTCAGACCGTTTGGATTTATGCTTGTTTTGGTCACTAAACCCTTGGATTAAATAGACCCTTGGTCTAGTTCTCTATCATAACTAGACCCTTGGATTAAATACCCTGGACAATGACTGGAGTAGCTAAAATATTTGATACTCGTTGGGAATGCGGATGCAAGACTCTActacttaaattattatttgattctATTAGAATGTATAGATTATCCTTTAGATTCTGTTTCCTATTTTCCCCTTTCTCTTAGGACTAATGGTCATATCATAATTGCATTGGAATATATCATAtcatttaagttaattttaatttcatggTATTTTGTCCTTATCTCTCCCCCTTCCATACCTAATTAACTAACTTAAGTACCCTAATGTCAGAGGGTAATTGTATGCAGCCTTTCCCTAGCATAGGTAAAGAGGTTGTGGTTGGATTTGAGCCCACAACCAACTGCTCAAATGAGCCAACTCACTACTCTATAAGAAAAATTTATGTAGTGCAGGTTGGAGGGTCATTCTTTAAAACAACTGAGACTTTGGACGTTGACCCTACTCTGTGAAGTGTCAAAGTGACGTTGACTCTACTTTGAACTTGAGTCCACGAGAAAAATAACGGATGTGGTGCTTTTGTGAAAATTTCAATACAGAATAATACTTAGAGTATTATTAATTGCACTCTCTGAccactgtattttttttttatattttaaattcatcctaaacttgttaggatgaGCACTTGatgttattttaatactttGACTGCTGGTATGTCTGTGAAAATGTTTGACTCCAACCAATTTGCAGATGTGAGCATGATAAATGTGTGAGTGCAGATGTATGCATCAAGGAGGTTGTTGGAGAAAACAATTCTGAACATTTCTTTGTTGCTAGTCAGGACACTGACCTCCGGAAAAAGTTGCAAGAGGTTTGCatcatatattatttgtttgaaaagtTGATTCTAATTATTAGATACGTTTTTCATTTTAGTATTGTCTTTGTAATCGtggtaatatttttatataaatgttgaattattttttgtataatatcCAATCATAATTATCTCTCCTATTGGacttaaaatacatttatcttGGTATTAGATTTTTTGTAGCGGGCTCATTATCTGAGAAAAACTTTGTGTGAAAATCTTGGTTTGTGGGAATGAGGTGGATTTGAATTGAACAACAATATAATGTTACCGAATATGGAATATTGGTCATTTGATGAGCTTAGTGTTTAGTTGACATTTACATAATCTTGAAGTTATCCAAACAACCAATTTGAAGGTGGAACTACTTTAAATGCAAGATTGTGACACTATTTGAAAATAGTTGATATTTGAAGTGTGTAAAACAAGATACTGTCTTGTCTAGAGTGTCTGCCTTATCCCggtacttattttttattcttcttgaCACAGACTCAATGAATACCTCATTTACTATTATCTCTCTCGCATTTCTAATCTCGTTCAATCAATACCCTGTGTTGCATCACCTTGCCTGAAGCATCTTCGTACTGAGGTTGCGGATTTAGCCATTTGGAATAGTTGTCTCTAATTAGAATGGTTGAATAGAATTTTCTTTAACATCTTGATGCCTTGgcatctataattttttttatttctaagttTTAATGTGTTTCATTTGGTTcctaattttcttataaatgatatattatcattatttttatgcaCCTCTTTGGTGTGATATTCtcaccaaaagaaaaaatagaaaacttgTGCATATTTTTGTCTAAAATCTGTTGAAGTGCTATAATGCTTTTAAATGCTGCAAGATGTGCAGAATTGTACCTTCTTacatattattctttttaaatactTGTATCAGGTACCTGGTGTGCCTCTCATATATGGTCTCAGAAATGCTCTTTTTCTTGAATCCCCATCTGCATTTCAACGACAGTATGTCAAAACTTCTGAAGAAAGACGGTTGCATATGACTGAGAAAGAGTACAAGATATTGAAGCATAAGGTGATGAATAGACTGACTGACGAGAAAGCTAACAATTCGATTACTGAAATAATGGAAAATGTAGATTCAGGATATCAGACCACAAATATTCAGGCAGTTAAAAATAGTACTGCTACAAAGAATCGGATGGAAATCAAGGATAAACCTCAGttcaagagaaaaaaagctAAGGTTATAATTTAAGCTTGtgctttatcttttttcttatttttttcatttaaaaaaaaaagcctAATCACACGGTCCTAAGAAAACATATGGTCAATGTATTATTTCCGTTGTGTGCAATTATGTGGTTTTATCATGTATATTAGGCGTGTCACCTTCATGGCCTATTTCTTGTCAATGGAAAACAAAGTATTGTGAGGCATTTTCAATTGTGTTTTATCATGTATATTAGGCCTGTCATCTTCATGACATATTTCTTGTCAATGGAAAACAAAGTATTTTCATGCATTAAGGTTATTTATGGAAAGTTTGACAATATGCAGGCATTCCTTAACAGGAAATGTTGGCGACATTGTTTTAGGAAAGATTGATGACCAAAGTATTTACGTTAATTACTGGGAAAGATTCTTATACTATATTACTTCTAGCAGTTTATGATTTCCATTTAGTATTCTTGTAGTTTGGTAACAGTGCTTTTAAACTTTGCAGGGTCCAAACCCACTTTCGTGcaagaagaaaagtaaaagcCAAAACATTGATCTTTCGAAGGTAGGGGTTgcaatttctatttattttttaatgtgagCACATAAACACTTGGCTTGGAAATCTTGgagttaattttgtttcaacTTTTATGTAAATCATTGGATGAGTTTAGTTTATGTTGATGTATCAGTCATTCagattaaaatcatataatttatgctatacttttttgaaaaaaaaattccacaTTTTGTTACACGttgcttttttttttgcagGAAGCTAAAGGAGACAATGCATCGAAGAGAAgtaggaaaaggaaaaggtcaCGTAAAGGGAATATGCCTACAGAAGGAGGCAGTTAGgttgatttattttatactttgaCAAAAAAAGAACTTCTTGActtcactttttaaatattagattttATAGTCTTTCAATTTTGCCATTTGCGTATGTATGGACTTCGAAATAGCTAATGATTAGTCAAAATGggtttgaatattatttaaatgaattatatcTGAATTGTCTAAGGTTTTGAATATTAAGTCTTTGTTGAGGAGATTTTATCTAACTATTACTGCGGgttaataagttttaaattcattttaaatttgaaagattttaactaagtttaaattttcattttagtaagtatctaaaaaatttatacttttgcAAGAGTTTCTAtctattaattttgttaactaTTATCTTATATTGTTATTGATTATGTGtttctatatacaaaataaaaaatgatatactTAACTTTTAAGATTGTTAGAATAAAGTccaatatatttcaattttttttttggttttataataaagtataatatatcatttttaaatatatgtgaATGTTTCATTTAATTTACAAAGGCATAGTATTTTGTATGCCAATCTTGGATAGATGATAGAGAGAAGGCATTGTGTTTTGCACGCGAATTATAAGACcatataatgtatttttaagtttaaacttCGATAATCATAACCTGAAAAAGTACTTCTCTAACGTCTTATAATGATTAGAAAAAGACTATCAATGATTCTTTCTACTTATCTTCTAGAtacttttgaaaaagaaaagttgatgAAATTAGCTATTCTTGTGTTCTTGATGAGAAATTCATTTAACCCtagtttttttagaaataacACTCTTGTATTCATAAGTTATATAGAAgggtaaattatatttatatttgttgaaGGACATTGtcttttcttttggttagtAAGCCTATGGCATAGGCCTTTTATATCACAATGCTTGTGATATGATTGTTTAACTATGAGTAACTACAATTCAAAGAATATTTGGTGTTTTATCTTTAAGTGATTAagatttaaacaatattttgttttataaataagtgattttgtttgataaatattcgatagtttttaataataaatgaattaaaatgacAAACTCAGTAACAATATCATTTGATaacaacttctctctaataaaatgataatcaatttctatgtgttttgttctttcatgAAACATTGGATTAGAGGCAATGTAAAGGACGGCTTGATTATCACAGTACAACTTCATCTGcttattttcacaaaatttcaactctTGAAGGAGTTGTCTAATCCTCACAAGTTCACATGTAGTCATGGATTGATATTCAACTTCAACACTAGatcaaacaacaacattttgtttcttacttttccaagatacaagATTCCTTCCAAGTAATACACAATATCCTATGGTAGATCTTCTATCAATTGGACAATCAACCCAAtatgcatcacaatatccttccaCTTGAGTGCTTCCCTTGTCCTCATACAACAATCCCTATCATGGGTTCCCTTTTACATATATGAGAATGCGAATAACtacattccaatgatcaacatgtagattttgcataaattgactcatAACTCCCAccggataagaaagatcaggtcttgttatggtaAGATAGATGAGTATTCCAATCAGCCTTCTATATATCTCTAAGTTTGTGAAAAGTTCACCTTGGTCtctcattaactttttatttgagTCCATAGCACtatcaatgggcttgcaatttATTAGGCttgtttcctccaaaatattgAAAGCATActtttctttgtgaaatgatgacacATTCTTTTGATTGTGTCACttcaatactaaaaaaatattttagccAACCCAGATCTTTGTTCtgaaagtggttgaacaaatTATTCTTTAGTTGAGCAGTTCTAGTGAcgtcatttcctgtaatgacattATTATCAACATAAACcataagataaacacatttattAGGAGAAGAGTGACCATAAATTATTGAATGATCCACCTCACATCGTTTTAATCCAAAATTATGCACAACccaattaaatttatcaaaccaagctcgaggtgattgctTCAAACCATAGATGGAACAatgtaatttacaaactaactcatacccccccccccccccccccccccccccccccctttaAGCAACAAACctaggaggttgctccatgtataaCTCTTCTTctagatcaccatgaagaaatGCATTTTTAATGTCCAACTGCTAAAGGGGTCATTAACGAATGACAGTCATAGCAAGCAAAATACGAACAATATTAGTTTTAGCCATAGGAAAAGAGGTATCACAATAGTCGAAGTCATAGACTTGAGTATACCCCTTAGCTACTAGACGATCGATTGCACTAGTAGGACCAACCTTAATAGCATAGGCCCATCTATAACCAACAGGCATCTTACCAGGAGGAAGAGGAACAATGTCTCAAGTGTCATTGTGTTCAAGTGTCTACATTTCatcaatcatagcttgtcgccatctaAGATGACCAAGTGCCTCATGAACATTATTAGGAACCTTAATGGAAGATAAAGGAGGAAATAAAGGAAAAGTATAGAGGAGACAAATGATGATaactcaaaattataaataggataAGGATTACGAGTAGAGTGAATA
This Vigna angularis cultivar LongXiaoDou No.4 chromosome 4, ASM1680809v1, whole genome shotgun sequence DNA region includes the following protein-coding sequences:
- the LOC108330938 gene encoding uncharacterized protein LOC108330938 isoform X1, which produces MKVKKQKRHRKTLTFYTACFAFRKPFKVLCDGTFVHHLLVNRITPADIALGNILSATVKLYTTRCVLDELKRLGSSYSETLEVAHKLIVARCEHDKCVSADVCIKEVVGENNSEHFFVASQDTDLRKKLQEVPGVPLIYGLRNALFLESPSAFQRQYVKTSEERRLHMTEKEYKILKHKVMNRLTDEKANNSITEIMENVDSGYQTTNIQAVKNSTATKNRMEIKDKPQFKRKKAKGPNPLSCKKKSKSQNIDLSKEAKGDNASKRSRKRKRSRKGNMPTEGGS
- the LOC108330938 gene encoding uncharacterized protein LOC108330938 isoform X2, with product MKVKKQKRHRKTLTFYTACFAFRKPFKVLCDGTFVHHLLVNRITPADIALGNILSATVKLYTTRCVLDELKRLGSSYSETLEVAHKLIVARCEHDKCVSADVCIKEVVGENNSEHFFVASQDTDLRKKLQEVPGVPLIYGLRNALFLESPSAFQRQYVKTSEERRLHMTEKEYKILKHKGPNPLSCKKKSKSQNIDLSKEAKGDNASKRSRKRKRSRKGNMPTEGGS